From the genome of Kluyveromyces lactis strain NRRL Y-1140 chromosome F complete sequence:
AAAAGAATGCCAAGTCATTAGAGAGTTCACTAATAAGATTAGAATGAGAATGATTAAACATGATTGCATTGACATCCAAAATAATAGTGACATTTACATAAATGAAATTATTCCACCGACATGGTTTGAATTCAAAAGGGAAGGTCCAAAGTATTGCGTTCATTGCGAGTGTGTGGAGACTATTGAATGGCGTAACGGTCCGTGGGGTAAAGCGACTTTGTGTAATGCATGTGGTTTGTGGTATCgcaaattgaagaaaaaatttaCCGCAGAACAATCAGCAATAATAATGGAGGAGAAAAGActcttttccaataaaCATGATAGGAAAGAGTTTTCTAAATTTGATGCAGATGATAAAAGACTAAAGATCATTAAGGACTCATTGATTGACCGGATAAACAAATTCATAAAGGAGGTAGAGTTATGCAAGAGTACTGCTGCCAAGCTAAAGCAAATAAAAGCAAAAGAGGATATGGATCAGAAAGTGACACCTCGGGAAATAAACAAGTACGATTCAATTTCTCGTATATGTTGAATGAGCAGTTTAGCTGACTTCAAAATAGATTGATTGGAAAGGTTTATATCATTCAACAAGATATAGAGctcaaatttttcagttgCCCAGTATACACCAGATAACAAACCAGGAGTCGCATCATTTTTCCACTTAAGCATTGCAACAGATGACTTATTTAAGTTTGTACCCTTATCATCTTCACAAAggtttttcaaatgataataaaattGTAACATTTCATTAGTCGGTTGGGATGGTGTGTATATCTGTACAGTTCGTTTCATCTTATAAATGAAATGATTGATGTACGGGAACTTTTTATGCCAATCCAATAGCTGTAATTCCAAATTATTACAAGTGTTATCGTCTATCATTTTGTCCTCGATTCGCCGTAcaaattcattcaatatGTCAAAAGCATTTTTTTGAGAACTTATCACCATCATGATAGTATTGTTCGGTAACACTTTGATCAAAGCATATAGGAATCCATTATCGttgaatttttggaaaCATATTGGAAACCACAAAACTTTGTCTAATAAAAGATCAGTAAGCTGAGCACGCACTACCTCAAATAATATTTGCAAGTCCATAGTATGTAAAGTGTGGTTTGATGGTCGAagaattgatatcaatcTCATATCTAACGACGTAACCAAAGTGTAAAGAATCTGTCCGTTATGGTTCGATATATTAAAGTCCAAGTAGGTCGTCGACAAGATAGAATTTATTGCATTTCTCTTTTTAGGAGACATCGGCAGACATTCTAGACTATTAGCAAACCAAGTTAGTTTCGGCTGCGTCGCGAGGGATTCACAAAgtgatttcaataattgcTGATCCAAATCCGTTAGATAATGTTGTAAGTCAAAGTTGgatcttttcaacatcaacttGTTCAAATTCCTTTGAGATACCGACGATATGATATATGAATAAACAAGATCCAATTGTTGCTGCAACTGAGCTGTGGATTCATAATTATTATTGCACTGGACCATTAACTTGATATGATTTTTATCTAAGAAAACAAATCTTGTCATTATCCCGTCCTTACCATACATAGTAAACTGTCTCATTGCTGTATTGTCATTAATATTAAAATAATTCATCACGGTATGGATAATACCAGTAAGACCCATAGCATGATTCTCATTTTCCCACTGCGAGAAGACTAATTTACCAGCTGAAGTAAACACGAAAAAATGTTTATCCTTGCCACCCCGTTCGTCGATAAATTTGGTAGTATTCGCAGACTTATTGGAAGTTTCTTGGTTTAACGTCAAAGGGTATAGAGAATTTAACTCAGAAGTTATCAAAGATTGTAAGtcaatattcaaatcaGTGTCCGCACTGATAGAATGATCATAGGTCGCGGCCAGCAAGTTGGGATCATTTTTGGCCTTAATTGATGCTGTGGTTCCTGTATCGATGTCTTGATAAAACAGCCCACCGCGAGCACTGAGATGGTTTGTCAGGTCAATAGAAGTAGTTGGTTTCGCCGAATTTTTCGTACTAATTTGAAACGACGGAGATCTGCGCATTATGGTAATCAACGTAGTCGAATGCGATCGGGAGATCGTCCACAATCAGTTACTTAACTCCTCTGGTCTCCAGATTAACCTTTTATTATTCAAAGGTTTTTTTACATGAGCTTTTTGTATgactatttttttttttttttttcaaggTCTGATGATTAAGATAATGAAGAGAAAGGAACCTGCAAGGCAATGACATCCAAGTCCTGGCGTGAACCAGTTTCCGTTATCAAAGAAGTGAGTTTTACATTTCAAATTAAGAAGGAATATACATAGGATAGAATAAGGAAAAAGATAGtgttatatatatatatgtagaagaataatatatatgtgGAGAGAGGTCCTAAttttatattcttttttttacttcATAAGAACGACACAATTTTAGAAAGCATCGTCTGAGACAAAATCGTgactttttctcttcaacttaaagagaatgaaatagagagatgagatgacGAGTTAAGAAGAGATTTGGAGAAACAAGTTTTCcacaaaaataaaaaaaaagaatccaTATCAGTGTCTCTTATCGAATCTTTTGTAATTGTAGTAACTGACGTAGGCGTCTGCAGCAATGAAGGCACTCAACCCTGAAACAATCAAAGCGATATCCTTGTCAGACTTCCCCTTCAAGAAACGTCTTTTGTTAGCATATCCGTTTAGCAAAGTTGTAATAGAGGCTGCACCTAGCAAAGTGTTGAAAGCAACTACAGGGTTTTGCAATTCATGCAAGACAATAGTGGTAGCCTTCGAAGTATTAGCTGCAACGGTAGAAACAGTAGCTTGAGTAACACCAACTGTCTTGCTGGCGACAGCGTTGACAATTTCGACTAGCTTATCCCAGTATGGTTTCAAGATTCCTTCGTATTCATCGAGATGTTTTTTAACTTCGTCATGAGCCTTATCAACGGCATCATGGGCATCATGAGCAGCATGTGAAGCCTTATTCTTAGCGGTCTCCTTGGCTTCCTTGACGTCCTTAGCTGCCTTACGTTTTTCTTGCTGCTGGTTGTGGTGTTGAGCGTCGTGTTTTTCTGATgacatttttattttctgtTGATACACTGATACGTTTGTTGTGAAACTGAATCCCTAAAGAGTTGATAATAGAGAGAATATAGAAAATGTTAAAGCCTTAACAAAATTGTAACGATAGTTTACCTTATTTTAATGAGCACTATTTTTTTTCGGCTTTTTCTGTCTCTTTATATTTTCGGGGTTGAATttatagaaagaaaaaagggTAAACTGATTATGGTATTTCTGTCTAAAGGAActattaaaaaaaaacaccGGTATGGGCTTTGATTCTGAACTGATTTGAACCAAACTTTGAACTTTTCGATTTGGACCTGAGGTTACTAAACTAAGACAATCTTGTGGAGAAGACTCAAACAATACCCTACTAGTAGTATCGCAGTTATATAATATCGTACTTTTCAGGGATATATCGCTACTTAAATATCCGTGCTCAGAACTGATCtagaaaacaaaaaaaaaaaaagaaaacggGAGATCACAATCACAATCACAATCCCAATCACGATAAAAGCTAAAAGTCGAACAATGATGAAATGTCACAGTGTGACGAAGTGTAACTATTGGTGATGTAGTGTGAGTGCTTTTATGTATTATGTATTGTAATACGGATGGAGCGGTTACAGCCGGTTCCCGCTGCGTTAGTTTGGCTTCTCTGTTCCACGtttgaacattttctttccaagaTGCTGAGAAGGTGTGCGGCATAAACGTCATTTACGCTGGATAGCGATAGAAGTAATCACTTTTCTGTCtcagaagatgaatttGCTTCTGTCTAATAGGCCAATTGGAGTGTATTTGCTACTAACATGGCTTGATAATGTTGTTACCGTAAAATAAGGGCTGTTCTTCTGTATACTTTTCTGTGTCCTATTGACTGAATGTCCTGATTGCGGTGAAAGCAAACTGAGAAAGCAAAATGCATGCCGGACCTGGGGTAACCTAGGGTAACCAAATTATATCTCCTAGTCGGGATATAAATTTTGTGGACTGCTTTTCTCCATTAACACCCGTACATTCGgcaatttcaatttccatcttttttttcaataatgatCGCCACTTTCTTTAATAGGAAATATTGACCTTTAAACAAAACTATCTTGACACGTGATTTATAGCCTCTTTATATCCTCTTACCCTGCCAGTACAATCAAAGTTTTTCAAAGGTTTCTAGCTTCACAACCATGCAAACACGTCggatatttttttttcacaCATGAGACCTATCTATCTCATCACTAAACAAAGCTGCATCTTACCAAACGTTAAGTAATTTAATTTTATAATCTCTATTTGTTTCTCCTTCGAAGCTCCCCACGCATTGTATTTATTGTCGATTGAAAGTTACCTATCCATCAACTTTCCGTGATCCAATCCCGACAAGTCTTTATTAAGTACAATTCGATAAATCAAAGATGTCTGCTCCACAAGCTCAAGGTCAACAAGCTCCACGTAGAGGTGGTTTCGGTGGTGCCAACAGAGGTGGCAGAGGTGGTAGAAGAGGTGGTAGAAGAGaccaagaagaaaaggGTTGGGTTCCAGTTACCAAGTTGGGTAGATTGGTGAAGGCCGGCAAGATCTCTTCCATcgaagaaatcttcttgCACTCTTTGCCAGTCAAGGAATTCCAAATCATTGACCAATTGTTGCCAAACTTGAAGGATGAAGTTATGAACATCAAGCCTGTCCAAAAGCAAACCAGAGCTGGTCAAAGAACCAGATTCAAGGCTGTCGTCGTCGTTGGTGACTCCAACGGTCACGTCGGTTTGGGTATTAAGACCGCTAAGGAAGTTGCTGGTGCCATCAGAGCCGGTATCATCATCGCCAAGTTGTCCGTTATCCCAATCAGAAGAGGTTACTGGGGTACCAACTTGGGTCAACCTCACTCCTTGGCTACCAAGACCTCTGGTAAGTGTGGTTCCGTTTCCGTTAGATTGATTCCAGCTCCAAGAGGTTCCGGTATCGTCGCCTCCCCAGCTGTCAAGAAGTTGATGCAATTGGCTGGTGTTGAAGATGTCTACACCTCTTCTACTGGTTCCACCAgaactttggaaaacacTTTGAAGGCCGCTTTCGTTGCCATCGGTAACACCTACGGTTTCTTGACTCCAAACTTGTGGGAAGTCCAAGCTTTGACTCCTTCCCCAATGGATGTCTACGCCGACTACGCCACTGcttccaagaagaagttgtaAATGTCATCTTTAAAATATTATAACTGTGCTGTATAGATATTTTTTTATAGCTGTCAGTATGTTTTCTCTGAAACAATAATATATTGTTGACATTTTACCAATTGTTCCTCTTCTCTTCACAAGCTACATATCATATATATTCACACTCATTATAATTGACCTTAACCCTTTAGGATCGATCATAATAAATGATCAATATACGTGACAAACTAACTAAGGGAAACTATATGACTGTCCTATACACTTCGTAGCAAGAAAAACCAGAGAAAAAGACATAtggtaaaaaaaagagatagTGATAAAATCAAGGTAAAAGGGATTTCTCTTATATGACCATTAGAGTACAGGTCAAGATACGCCAATCATATTAATAGGCTTCTGGAATTTAAACACTGCCAGTCTCTTTTTTACAGTAGTCTTTCTTCCGGTTgaccttttttttttattactttacagtatttttttaccttttaagactttttttttttttaataaTTAATAGATATAACACtataataataattcaaataaaacagTTAAGGATATCACCATTAAATAGAGCGGAGTAGATTGGAATGTTAACTCATCATCATAGCATCGCCATCTACTTCTTGTCCAGCATGAACTGACTGTACGTTAGATTCTGGTACAGCAAATGGTCTCTCGTTACTCGAGGAATTTCCACTTCCAATCAGCTGCGGATTGAACCAAATACCGTTGGTGTTTTCTGTATCAGGCTTTTTTGGCTTTTCAGGCAATACCCTTTCTGGAGGATGCTGGAATAAACATCCGTATGTTCTACATTCAGCCCCGTACCTACAAGGTTCATTGATAGGGTGACCGAAGAGGCAGTCTATTCTTGTACATTGCGCACCCTCGCGGCACATGATTGACGACCTTGCGTGTCTCTTTGGACAATTTTTATTGGTACATTTTGGACCAAACTTACATTGTTCCaaaatcttttcttccaatgGGACAACCGATCTTGGCGCGAATTTTGGATTAGAAGGTTTAGAAATGACCGGTTTTGGTGCTGGCTTGTGTATGATTGGTTTTATTTCCTTAATCTTGGATAAGGAACTGTGAGCCTTGTTACAGGTCGGATCAGTGCATTGCAAGTTGTTCTCGCACCAACTGAATTGGGTAACCTTTGCGTCTTCATTTGCAGGAGTTGGATGACCAAATGGACATTTTTGATTAGAACAAATGATCCCAAATTTACATACAACAATACCACTGATCCTttgctgttgtttcttttccatctcTTCCCTCTTTATCCTGCGTTCTTCTCTTACACGCTCTAGTTCTTGTATTAATTGTCCATCTTCATTTGGATGTAAATAAGTGCATGTACCTGGTGGATTTTTACAGTTT
Proteins encoded in this window:
- a CDS encoding GATA-type transcription factor (some similarities with uniprot|P40209 Saccharomyces cerevisiae YMR136W GAT2 Protein containing GATA family zinc finger motifs; similar to Gln3p and Dal80p), encoding MEVVATLAPISCDNAEQANLPPIKDVLGDIPIVSSQIDKLRKELTRNKTELQASIAKMKALIENFDYESIVAIQKECQVIREFTNKIRMRMIKHDCIDIQNNSDIYINEIIPPTWFEFKREGPKYCVHCECVETIEWRNGPWGKATLCNACGLWYRKLKKKFTAEQSAIIMEEKRLFSNKHDRKEFSKFDADDKRLKIIKDSLIDRINKFIKEVELCKSTAAKLKQIKAKEDMDQKVTPREINKYDSISRIC
- the MON1 gene encoding guanine nucleotide exchange factor MON1 (weakly similar to uniprot|P53129 Saccharomyces cerevisiae YGL124C MON1 Protein required for fusion of cvt-vesicles and autophagosomes with the vacuole associates as a complex with Ccz1p with a perivacuolar compartment potential Cdc28p substrate) — encoded protein: MRRSPSFQISTKNSAKPTTSIDLTNHLSARGGLFYQDIDTGTTASIKAKNDPNLLAATYDHSISADTDLNIDLQSLITSELNSLYPLTLNQETSNKSANTTKFIDERGGKDKHFFVFTSAGKLVFSQWENENHAMGLTGIIHTVMNYFNINDNTAMRQFTMYGKDGIMTRFVFLDKNHIKLMVQCNNNYESTAQLQQQLDLVYSYIISSVSQRNLNKLMLKRSNFDLQHYLTDLDQQLLKSLCESLATQPKLTWFANSLECLPMSPKKRNAINSILSTTYLDFNISNHNGQILYTLVTSLDMRLISILRPSNHTLHTMDLQILFEVVRAQLTDLLLDKVLWFPICFQKFNDNGFLYALIKVLPNNTIMMVISSQKNAFDILNEFVRRIEDKMIDDNTCNNLELQLLDWHKKFPYINHFIYKMKRTVQIYTPSQPTNEMLQFYYHLKNLCEDDKGTNLNKSSVAMLKWKNDATPGLLSGVYWATEKFELYILLNDINLSNQSILKSAKLLIQHIREIESYLFISRGVTF
- the OM14 gene encoding Om14p (conserved hypothetical protein): MSSEKHDAQHHNQQQEKRKAAKDVKEAKETAKNKASHAAHDAHDAVDKAHDEVKKHLDEYEGILKPYWDKLVEIVNAVASKTVGVTQATVSTVAANTSKATTIVLHELQNPVVAFNTLLGAASITTLLNGYANKRRFLKGKSDKDIALIVSGLSAFIAADAYVSYYNYKRFDKRH
- the RPS2 gene encoding 40S ribosomal protein uS5 (similar to uniprot|P25443 Saccharomyces cerevisiae YGL123W RPS2) yields the protein MSAPQAQGQQAPRRGGFGGANRGGRGGRRGGRRDQEEKGWVPVTKLGRLVKAGKISSIEEIFLHSLPVKEFQIIDQLLPNLKDEVMNIKPVQKQTRAGQRTRFKAVVVVGDSNGHVGLGIKTAKEVAGAIRAGIIIAKLSVIPIRRGYWGTNLGQPHSLATKTSGKCGSVSVRLIPAPRGSGIVASPAVKKLMQLAGVEDVYTSSTGSTRTLENTLKAAFVAIGNTYGFLTPNLWEVQALTPSPMDVYADYATASKKKL
- the NAB2 gene encoding mRNA-binding protein NAB2 (similar to uniprot|Q75E99 Ashbya gossypii AAR178C AAR178Cp and some similarites with YGL122C uniprot|P32505 Saccharomyces cerevisiae YGL122C NAB2 Nuclear polyadenylated RNA-binding protein related to human hnRNPs has a nuclear localization signal sequence that binds to Kap104p required for both poly(A) tail length control and nuclear export of mRNA); this encodes MSTVPEYIASNLKTVISERLKVVPNFNEDVNQVAEYITLLMSNGSSGPDIVQELTSLFDGISTQEFQSVVSIAFTSADLLKAGDDLNTVYAKLSGNSSQPSSSAPSAPVSTGTETSVGVPVQSPPVSAPAPSAPVSAFSGVVDVSASKYNTANEGRSSQRNKDSSAHNGTSRRGGFSSIRGGISKSAGVTNRRGVNSRYGANQLAMALGINESEGANETSGHVVIKREGRCPDFPHCSLGRKCPRGHPTVTCPSYPNCKNPPGTCTYLHPNEDGQLIQELERVREERRIKREEMEKKQQQRISGIVVCKFGIICSNQKCPFGHPTPANEDAKVTQFSWCENNLQCTDPTCNKAHSSLSKIKEIKPIIHKPAPKPVISKPSNPKFAPRSVVPLEEKILEQCKFGPKCTNKNCPKRHARSSIMCREGAQCTRIDCLFGHPINEPCRYGAECRTYGCLFQHPPERVLPEKPKKPDTENTNGIWFNPQLIGSGNSSSNERPFAVPESNVQSVHAGQEVDGDAMMMS